One Phocoena sinus isolate mPhoSin1 chromosome 14, mPhoSin1.pri, whole genome shotgun sequence genomic region harbors:
- the LOC116765025 gene encoding uncharacterized protein LOC116765025: MLLEGLALLLNPNAGGARKQLLSCRHWQGERPQMDFNCTPHSPPGLLITQGLDPRLMLDPRAWNISELLSLGYVYSQAEAWCRGAALVFQC, encoded by the coding sequence ATGCTGCTGGAGGGGCTGGCACTTCTCTTGAACCCAAATGCAGGGGGAGCAAGGAAGCAATTATTAAGCTGTAGACATtggcagggagagaggcctcagatgGATTTCAACTGCACACCTCATTCGCCGCCTGGGCTGCTCATTACCCAAGGCCTAGATCCCAGGCTGATGTTGGATCCGAGGGCCTGGAACATTAGTGAATTGCTTTCTTTGGGTTATGTCTATAGCCAGGCTGAGGCCTGGTGTAGGGGAGCAGCTTTGGTTTTCCAGTGTTGA